DNA from Paludisphaera mucosa:
ATTTCGGCGTAAATCCTATTATTGTAATAGGTTGTGCGGGTTTCCGATTGGCTTCGTTGGTCGAATTCGTTTTGTATTTCGGGCCTTCCGGGGCCCTGTCGAAAGCTCGTTCACGAGACGAGTCGATCGTCCTTCTCCCACGAGGGGAGGAGGACGTCTCGCCCCGCTTGCTCCGGTGTTTTCGACAGAGTCGGCCTCCGGCGGGTTTGTCGGCGAATAGGACGGTCCCGCGCGCACTCCCGATTGACTATGCTCCTTTTCGCGAGATGCGCACGAAGAATCCGATGAAAGCGCGATCCGAAACTTACTGTCGGATCGCGCTTCACGGATCGAGCTGGCTGCGCCCAGAGACGTGACGGGGGGCGTCAGGCGGCCCGTCGGCGACGGACGGCCAGGCCGACGAGGATGAGGGCGGAGCCGGCCAGGGCGAGGCTCGCGGGCTCGGGGACGGCGGCGGCGGCGCCCACGCGGTACCGGGCGTCGTCGACGGCGAAGGCGCCGGGGATGGACATGCCGAAGGCGTTGGTCATCGAGCTGGCCACGTTGAAGTACAGGGTCGTCGCGCCGGCGAGGGCGGAGAGGTCCATGTACAGCCACTGGTCGGCGATGAGCATCTGGCCCTGGCGGTTGTCGGCCAGGTAGATCTCGGCCGAGCCGCCGAGCACGTCGCCCTGGGCGTCGATCCCGTAGGCCGTCACCTTGAACCAGTCGGCGACGTCGTGGTTCACGCCGCCGAAGGGCCTGCCGGTGAAGGCGTCGCCGTAGAGCATCGTGAGTGCGGCGTAGGTCGTGTTCGTGATGAACATCCCTTCGATCCCGGCCCCGACGGGCAAGGTGAACGAGGGGAGGCCCCGGAGCTGATCGGCCTGGGTCGGGTCGAAACCGGCGCTGTCGTCGTACCCCGACGCCACGCCGAAGTTCGCGCCCGAGTGCGCCCCGCCGGCGTACGAGGAGAACTGGTTGAGGAACCCGGCCGTCGTCGTGTCGGCCTGGTTCGAGTAGGCGAATCCGCCCCAGCTCCCGAACGTCGACTCATACGTGTTGCCGAAGCCGACCCCGCCGGACGTGAACGTCCCGTCGAATTGCGGCCCCCACGGCCCGGAGCTCTCGACGGCGCCGGGCATCGGGCCCTGGTTGAAGGAGTTCGGGGCCAGCGTCAGGTCGTCGAACGTCGCGACGACGTCGCCGGCCCTGGCGCTCGCGGCGAGGCTCGCGACGATCAAGCAAGTGCAGAGGAACGAATATCGAAATTTCATCAGGCGTGCTCCGAAGTCGGGGTTCGAGTGGTATCCGCGGCGCGCACGGCGAACGGGCCGGCACGAGGCGTCGGTGTGCGAAAAGGGAGGGCGCAGGGTGGACGAGGAGGCGCGAGGACGCCTACGGGGGAGGGCGCAGCATGAAGACCTTTCCGCCGGGTCGGGCTGGTGCCGTTGGCGCTTCGACCGTCCCGGGCGGGCCCGATGCAGCCGATCTGCACGAACGCCCGCCGAGGATGCCGGCGGCCGAGCATCCCAACAGCTCTCGACGGGCAGGTCTTCTGGCTCTCGGCTCGTAGCGGCCTCGGACGGCCTTCCCGCCCCCCTGGGGGGAGCAGTGGCCCTGTGGTCCGAAGCCTCACCGATTACAGCGGCGGCCCCGCGCCGGATTCGCACCGGCTTCCCTATTCTCCCCCCCGAGCAGTCTCGGCCGGGGGCACCTGTCGAGTGGTTGCAGAATAGTGGTTTTCCGGCCCGAATTCAAGGCGCGAACGTCCGGCCGCCCGGTTCGGGTCGGATCGACGGATCAGAATGCTCCTTCAATCGGCGGCCGTGCCGGCGGCACGGATCTCGGTCCCGGCGCGCCGGGCGAGGCTGTCGCCGAGCCGGCCGCGCATCGCGTCGGCCAGGCCCTGGAGCCGCTCGACGACCTCGGGACGTTCGGTCGATAGGTTGCGCGTCTCGCCGAGGTCCCGGTCGAGGTCGTACAGCTCCAGGCCGACGGGAAGCTCGCGATACTTGCCGGGGACGCCGCCGACGCCGGGGGCCTGGCCGTTCATGGTCCTCGTCGTGTGGGGGAAGAGCAGCTTCCAGGGGCCGGAACGCATGGCCTGCAACTGGCCGTCGGCGTAGTAGAAGAAGAGGGCCTCGTGGGGGCTGCGTGCGTCGGGGGCGCCGAACAAAAGCGGGCGGACGTCGAGGCCGTCGATCGGCAGGGCGGGCGGTTTCGCGCCGGCGAGCGCGGCGAAGGTGGGGAGCAGGTCGATCGTCGCGGCCGGCTGGCGTTGGACGAGCCCCGCGGGGACCTTGCCCGGCCATCGGGCCACGAACGGCACGCGGACGCCCCCCTCGTAGCTCGTCCCCTTGCCCTCGCGCAGCGGGCCGGACGAGCCGCCGTGGTCGCCGTAGCTCAGCCAGGGGCCGTTGTCGGAGGTGAAGACGACCAGCGTCCGCTCGTCGAGGCCCTCGACCCGGAGGGTCTCCAGGATCGCGCCCAAGGCTTCGTCGATCTCGCGGATCACGTCGCCGTACATCCCCGCACCGCTCTCGCCTACGTTCTCGTCGCGGACGAAGAGCGGGACGTGGGGCATGTTGGGCGCGAGGTAGAAGAAGAACGGCCGGTCCTTGTTCGTCCTGATGAAGTCGACCGCGCGGCCGGCGAACCGGGTCGTCAGCGACTTCTGGACCTCGGGCGTGACGTCGGCGATCGTCGGCCGGTCGCCCTCGATGAGCGGCAGCGGCGGGTAATCCTTGGGCCGCTCGGGGTGGTGAGGCCACATGTCGCCCGAGTACGGCAGGCCGAGGAACTCGTCGAACCCGTGGTGCGTCGGGGCCTGCGAGGGCCGGCAGCCCAGGTGCCACTTGCCGGCCATGCCCGTGGCGTAGCCGGCGGATCGGAACATCTCGGCCATCGTCGTCTCGTCGTGCGAGAGCCCCTGCTTCGTCTTCGGCCCGAGCGCCCCCCGGATGCCCACGCGCTCGTGATAGGCCCCCGTCAGCAGCGCCGAGCGCGAGGCCGAGCAGACCGCGCTCGACACGTAGAAGTCGGTGAAACGCGCGCCCTCACGCGCCATCCGATCGAGGTTCGGCGTCCGATATTTCGTCGCCCCGAAGCAGCCGAGGTCGCCGTAGCCCAGGTCGTCGCAGAAGATCAGGACGACGTTCGGCCGGTCGTCCCGGGCGCGGTCGGCCCGGGCCGTCGCGATCGGCAGCACGGACGCGAACATCATCATGAAGGGGCCGATGGATTTCATGATCCGTCCTGGGCGAAGGCGCCGGCGAGTAGGTTCCGGAAGTCGGTCGTCTTGAGGAGCCCATCGGCCGGCGGCGGGCCGTCGGCGATCAGGAGCGGCTTGTCGAGCGGGTCGGCGGCGGGGAGGCCGTGGCTGCCGCGGACGAGGGACGGGTCGAGCGGGATGACGTCGAAGAGGGTGCGGAAGCCCAGCTTCTTCTGGATCAGGCGGCGGATCGCGCGGCCCTTGGGCCAGAACAGGGCGGGGTCGAAGAACATCTCGCAGGGGTCGAAGCCCGGCTTGCGGTGGATGTCGATCGTGCGCGCGAAGTCGGGGGCGAGCGCGTCGTCGAGCCAGTAGGGGTAGGCGAACCAGGCGTCGGGATCCGAGAGCGCGACGACCTCGCCCGAACGCTCGTGGTCGAGCCCGATCTCGGCTCGCTCCGCGGCGGCGAACGTCCGCGCCACGCCCGGCTCGGCGGCGAGCGTCTCGCGGACGAGGGACACGTCCTCGGGACGGGGCACATAGATGTGGGCGAGCTGGTGGTCGCAGACGGCCAGCGCACGGCTGCCGAAGGCGTCGATCGTCTCGCCGAACGGCCCGGGGCGGACGCTGAGCAGGCCCGCCCGCCGCAGGATCCGATTCAGGAGGACCGGACGGCTCACGTCGCAGTGGCCGTATTCGCTGACGACCCAGACGCGGGCCCCTTCGGCCTCGGCCCGGTCGAGCAGGGGGGCCGCAGCGTCGTCGAGTTCGCGGACGAGCTTCGGCATGTCGCAGCCCGAGGGTCCGCGGCGCTGGGGTTCGTAGTCGAGGTGCGGCAGGTAGACGAACGTCAGGTCGGGCCTGTCGCGGGCGAGCACGTCGGCGGCGGCGCGGGCGATCCAGTCGGTGCAGGGGAGGCCTGCGCTCGGGCCCCAGAACGTATGGAACGGGAATCGGCCGAGGCTCGACTCCAGGCGTTCGCAGAGCCCGTCGGGCGTGCCGGCGATGCCGAAAACCTTGTTGCCGTCGGCCCCGTAGTAGGGCTTGGGCGTGACGCTCAGGTCGACGTCGGCCCCCTGGTTGAACCACCAGAAGAGCTTGGCGATGCGGAAGGACGCCCCGCGCTCGCGGGCGCGGCGGCGGAGCGTCGTCTCGATCGTTTCGGCCTGGACCAGGGCGCTCGACTGCTGCCAGAATCGGACCTCGCGGGTGTCGCGGAAGAGCCAGCCGTTGGCGACGATCCCGTGCTCCTGCGGCGGCCTGCCGGTCAGCAGGCTGGCCTGCGCCGTGCAGGTGACGGCGGGGGCGACCTCCTCCAGCGAACGGACCCAGCCGGCCTCGGCCAGGGCCTTGAGCCGTGGGGCGTGGGCGAGCAGACGCCGGGTCAGTCCCACGGCGTTGACGACGACGACGGGCTGTGCGGACATCAGGGGAATCGGCTCCGAGACCAAGGCGGCGGGGATCATGACCGAGACGACCCGAGCATACCAGGAGGCCGAGCCGCCGTCGTCCACCTACGTCCCCGGGAGCGGCGTCCCGCATCCCGGGAGGTCGCGGACGAAGGGGGAGACGCCTCCGACGCCGCCGATCGCGGGCGACGCCTGGGGCGACTCGCCGGCCTACCTGCGCGGGGTCGACCTGTTCAACGCGGGGTTCTACTGGGAGGCCCACGAGGCCTGGGAGGCGCTCTGGCACGCGCACGGCCGCCGGGGCCCCGTCGCTCTCCTGCTCAAGGGGCTGATCAAGATGGCCGCGGCCGGGGTGAAGGTCCGCCAGGGGCGGCCGGCGGGGGTGCGGTCGCACGCGGCCCGCGCGGCGGGGCACTTCACCGCGGTCCGCGCCGAGGTCGGCCCGTCGCTGCTGGGGCTCGACCTCGACGGCTGGATCGACTTCGCCCGATCCGTGGCCGGGCGGCCCCCGGAGACGCCCGATGCGCCCGGGGGCTCGGCCGTGGTCGTCTTCACGCGACGGTTGACGCCGGGCGGAGATTCCCCAGCTTCCGGCGCCACGCGGCCCCCAGCGGCAGGGCCATGATCGAGCAGAGGATCACGCCCATCACGCCCTGCGAGCCGCCCTCGACGAAGCCGTAGCTGTGCAGGCCCACGCCCAGCACGAAGTTGACGCCGTACCAGGCCATGACGACCGACAGGAAGCAGCCGACCGAGGCGAAGACGAGGCCGAACGTGCTCACCCAGCCGGCGAACCGGCCGTGCAGCGGGACGAGGTAGACCAGCAGCGTGATGAGCGCCCAGACTTCCTTCGGATCCCAGCCCCAGAATCGCCCCCACGAGTAGTCGGCCCAGACGCCGCCCAGGATCGTGCCGGCGGCGATCAGGAGGACGCCCACCTGCATGGCGCGGTAGATGAAGTTCGAGAGCGGCTTGACCATCGCCGCCGTCTCCTGCATGGCCTTGCCACGGGCGTCGAGCGTCGCGGGGGCGGCCATCGCCTTGATCTCCTCGACCGTCGGCCGGGTCTTGGGCCTGTCGGCCGCGGCGATCCGGGCGGCTTCGGATTCCGGCGTGCCCGCGTCGTCGATCCCCCGCGAGGTCAGGCGGTTGACGGACTCGCCGGCCAGGGCGAACACGGTCCCCAGCGAGATCATCCCGCCGATCGCCGCCATGGCCGAGAAGACGTAGAAGAGCGGGTCGCCGATCGTCCAGTTGGGGCCGAACGCCCCGTACGACGCCGCCATGCCCCCCACGCCCACCGAGAAGAGCGGAAAGCCCGGGACGAGCGGCGAGGCCAGCTCGCCGTACGAGGGCGATCGGCGGTAGGTGGCGGTCAGGTAGTACACGGTGGCGATCAGCCCGAGCGCCCAGGCCAGGCCGAACGCGGCGTAGCTGGAGACCTCGGTCAGCACGTGGATCGTCAGCCAGAGGTTGCTCCGCAGCACCGGCTGGAGGCTCTTGATGCTGGGGTCCAGCAGCGGCACGTTGGCCGCGGTGATCGTCCCCAGGAGCGCGACGCCCGACCCCGCCAGGGCGGTGAAGGTGCGGCGGTAGACCAGCTCGAAGACGAAGGCCAGCACGGCCGCGACGAGGGCGACCCAGATGACCGTCTCGTACATATTCGTGACCGGCGCCCAACCCGAGATCTGGATCCGCAGGTAGAAGCCGTAGCACTCCAGGCCGATGCCGCCCAGCAGGGCGAGCATCCCCAGGCCGTGGAAGGCCCGGCCCGCCGTCCCCATCTCGGCGACGCGTCCGCCCGAGAAGCCCAGGGCGATCGCCAGCATGGCCAGGGCCGCGCCGTAAGCCATCGGGGCCTGGTAGAACGGGTTGATGGCGTTGAACCGCGACTCGCGGTCGATGGCCTCGGCGGTGGGGTAGTAGGTCGGATTCACCGCCCGCCCCAGGGCCCGCGAGCTGGCGAGCAAGGCCTCGGCCGGCTCGACGGCGATGGTCCCCGGCGCGGCGTTCTCGGCCTGCTCGAACGCCTTGTAGGCGTCGAGGAAGGCGCGCGTCTCCTTGTCGGGGTAGCCGGCCTTGATCAGGGCGTCGGGGTCGGCCTTGAGCAGGACCTTCAGCGGCGTCCAGACCGAGTTCTCGGCGAGCCAGGCGGCGTACTTCTTGTCGAAGGCGGCGTCCTCGCCCGGGTCGTGGCGGTCGTCGCTGGGGACGTCGTTCCAGTAGGTGTCGAGCGCCTTGAGCGCGTCGAACTCGATCGGCGAGAGGTCGCGGAGGTTGGCGGCCGTGCGCGCCTTGGGGATGACGACCTTGTAGAAGTCGAGCGCCTCGCGGCCGAAGGGGCGGGGCATGATCCGGACCAGGCCGGCCGACCGCATCTCCTCACCGGAGTACGCCTTGTAAGTCGCCAGCCGATGGCCGACGTCGATGGCCCGCTTCTCGACCTCGGTCAGCCGCGCCGCGAGGGTGGGGCTGGAGTCGAACTTGCGCTTCTGCTCGTCGAGCTGCGCCACCCACTCCATAAACGCTTCGTCGTGGTCGCCGTGGCGGATCTTGGCCTCGTCCAGCTCGTCGGGCGACAGCCACTTGTGGTCTTCCAGGAGCTTGGCCGCCACGTCCTCGAGCGCCTTGCGGTCGCTCGCCTCCAGCTTCGACGCCTTGAGGAAGTTCAGCACCGCCGCGGCGTCCAGCTCTTCCACGTCGGCGAGCAGGGCCAGGCGCTGCTTGTCCTCGGCCGCGGTCTCGGGCCGGGCGGCGATCGCGGCGAACTTGGCGCGGATGGGGCCGAGCAGGATCTTCCGCTTGAGCGGCAGGTAGTCGACCAGGATGAACGGCTGCGAGTCCCAGAACTCGGGGCGGACGATCCAGTCGACGAAGGCGGCGACGGGGGTCCAGGTCTCGGCGACCTCGTTGCGGTCGTCCAGCAGCTTGACCGTCTCGCGGCCGAAGACCTGCTTGACCTCCTCGCGGGCCACGGTGTCCAGCGGCTTGACGCGGCCGTTGTGCATGACGGCCACCCGGCCGATCCGGTCGTACGCCGGCCCGACCCCGAGCTTGGCGGGCCCCGCGCCCTCGTGACCCGGGGGCGTTACGGCGGCGACCGTCACGACCAGCAGGCCGCAGAGGCCCGTTCCCACAAGCAATCGGCCGTATCGTCTCATCGCGTATCTCCCCGGGATGGCTGAGGGGCGGTGGAAGGCGAGGCGGCCGACGCGGGCTCGGCCCCTGGGTCGCTCGTCGCGGTCGCTCACAAAATGTCTTCTTCGGCCTTCGCCGGCCCGGCGGGCTCGACGGGCGTCGGCAGGCCGGCCTTCTTCGCGGCCTGCTCGCGCTCGCGCCGGCCGCCGTCGGTGAACAGGCCCGCCCGCATGTAGAACTGCAGGAAGGTCCCCAGCACGACGAGCAGGCTGCCGGCGTAGATGATCGGCCGGCCCGGGTTGCTCCCCACCTGGAAGACCGACTGGAACTGGCCGGTCCGCTGCTGGGTGCGGGGGTCGACGATCGGCGAGTAGCGCATCTGGTAGAAGGTGTAGCCGCGGTGGGTCATCGGCTCGTTCATCGAGATCGTGTGCTCGCGGCCCTTGACCCCCTGGGCGGGGTCCTCGACCTTGACCTGGCTGACGAACTTGGTCGCCTGCTCGGTGCCGGGCTCGAAGCCGACCTCGAAGTCCTCGAGCTTCAGGTCGAAGCCCAGCGGCTTGCGGTCGACGTCGTAGGCGATCTCGAACGGCCGCGAGCCGACCGGGACCGGGCGGAAGGTCGGGGCTTCGAGCGACTCGCTGCGCTGGATCCAGACCTCCTCGGTCTTCCCGTCGACGGTCAGCTCGACGAGGCAGGCGGGGACGGCCTCGTCCATCTGGTTGCCCTGAAGGAACAGGGGCCGGAAGATCCGCTTCTCGACGCCCGCCGGCAGGTAGTCGGCGACCTGGAAGTTGATCGACATCGCGGCGGCCCCGCCGCCGAAAGCGTCGACCCACTTGCCCGGGGCGATCGGCCCCGACGTCCGCAGCTCGGGCTTGCCGTCCTTGGCGCGGCCGAAGACGCGGTAATACAGCTTCTGGTCGGGCCCGGCCAGGACGTCGACCTGGCCGAACCGGCCGCTGGTCTTGGGGTCGAGGTCGGGCGGGATCATCAGGTGGACGGCGGCCAGGGCCTCGGGGGGCTTGCCGCCGTCGACCGCCGGCCGGGGGATGACGTTGGGGAACATCGGCATCGCGCCCATCGCCACGTGCTCGACCACGGAGCCCTCGCCCTTGCCGACGTCGAACACGGCGATCGGGATCGACTCCTCGCCCACCACCTTCGCCAGGCCCGCCTCGCCGGTCGGGAAATGGGCGAGCTTCTGGAGCGAGACGGTCAGGTCGCTGTCGGGCAGCGGCACCTTCTTGTCGGCCGGCGTGTCGAGGACGAAGTCGAAGACGCGGGGCTTGCCGTCCCGGCCCGTGTACCGGAAGCGGGCGACGCCCGTCGTGCTCTTGTCCAGCGGCGGCTTGAGGAAGTCGTCGACGTAGTCGGCGCGGTCGACCGAGGCGAACGACACGAGCGCCGGCATGCCGTCGCTGCGGGCCGTCCGGTAGAAGCGGCGGTCGAGCTTGAACCACTGGTCGGATTCATCGGCGTTGGCCAGCCGGGACTCGGGCATGCCGGGGGCCTTGAACTGGAGCAGCAGCCGGGCCATCGGCTGGCCCGAGGGGTCGGCCTCGTGGAGCGTGTCCGGGGTGGAGGCGGGCAAGTAGCGCTTGACGACCAGCTTGAACGGGTCGGCCGGCTTGCTCAGGACGTCGGCCTCGTCGCGGACGATCGGGTACCGGCCGCCGGTCAGGCGGTTGAGCGCCAGGTCGAAGATGTTGCGGATCCGGGGCTGGCCGCCGCCCCAGGGGAAGGGGCCGCTCTCGTCGAACGGCATCGCGAACGACGCCGTGGTTTCCTGGTTGTGGGGGTCGACCTCGCGGAGGCGGAACATCGGGGCGTCGGTCCGGAGCATCTCGCTGCGGGTCTCGCCCTCCAGCATCCCCACCATCCCCTCGTCGCCCGACCGGAAGTGGACGTACGAGCCTAGGATCAGGATGAGCAGCCCGGCGTGCGTGACCACGAAGCCGGTCTGCCGCTTCTTCCAGGGGAACCGGATCGACGCCGCGCAGAAGATGTTGATCGCCAGGAAGGCCAGCAGGATCGAGAACCCGGCGCTCTTGTAGACGAAGGCCTGGGCGGCCTTGGTGCCGTAAGTCGACTCGAACCAGGTGGCGAAGGCGAGCGAGGCGGCCAGGCTGGAGATCGAGATCACGGCCAGCTTGAGCGACGCGAGGAACTTGTAAACCTCGTCGATCGCCGCCAGGGCCCGGCCGCCGAACGACGCCTTCGCGCCGGGCGTCGCGGGAGGGGGGCCGGATGACTTCTTGGTGGCCGTCGCCATGATGTCGCACCTGCCGGGGAGGGAGGATGGAAGTCGGGGATGAGTCGGGCGGGCCGGGACGGGCCGTGGTCGGCCGCCCCGAGATCTCTCGATTCTAATCCAACGCCCCCGCGAGCGGCCAGGGTCGTCGCCGGGGGGGGACGGATCGAGCGATCAGGGGAGCGCGACGTGGCAACGCACGCACGTCGCGAGCAGCCGCGACGCGGCGACCGCGCCCTCGGCCCGATGGTCGGCCAGGTCGAGGGCCGCCAGCCTCGTCTCGGCCGCGAAGCCGCGCCGAGATTCCCGGACGGAGGCCGGAGCCCGCTCCGCAGACTCCTCGGCGTGCTCGACCCCGAGGTCGAGTCGCGCAGGATCGAGGCCCTGCCATTCCTTACGCTCCAGGGCGCCGAGGAGTTCTCGAAGCTCGGAAGCCGGTTCGGCTTTATCGTTTATCGCGAGGTCGGGCCGGCGGGAGTTTATGCCCCGATCGGGGGATTCGACCGAACGGTGCGGCCCCGAGACGATCCAGGCCGCCAGGGCCAGCAGCACGCCGAGCGTCACTCCCCGGCCGACCAGGCTTTCGCGAAGCAGGGAGCGGGCGCGGACCAGGCGGCGGGAGATCGAGCCCACGGGATAGCCCAGCTCGACGGCGGCCTCGCGGTTGCTCTTGCCCTGGAGGTAGCAGAGGACCACGGGGTCGCGATACTTCCCGGGCAGGTCGTCCACGGCCCCGTCGATCGCCCTCCGGACGTCACGGCGCTCGACCTCGTCGGCGAACAGCGAGAGCGGGCATTCGGGCTCGGGCAACGCCCCCGCATCGCCGAAGTTCCAGCCGGGCGGGAGGTTGGAGACGGGGGTCTCGCGCCGGCCGCGGCGGGCAAGTTCGCTGCGAGCATGGAGGGCCAGCCGTCGGGCGACGTCCCGGACCCAGCCGCCGATCGAGGCCCGCCAGGCCACGTCGGAAGCCCGCAGGGACAGGAGCAGGAACGTCGCCTGGAAGACGTCCTCGGCGTCGTGCTCGCTCCGAAGGAATTGCCGGCAGACGCGCCGGACGTGGGGGCCGTGCCGCTTCACCAGTTCGGCGAACGCGGCCTCCTCCCGCCCCTCGGCGAACCGTCTCAGCAAGATCGCGTCCGTGGCCCGCTCGATCATCGCGTCTCCGGCCCTCGCCCGCCTCGGATCCCGTCGTACTCCGTATTATGTCGATTCGCCCCATCGGCGAATGCGTTTTTCTGGGAAGAGGTCGCGATTCTCTCGGAGTCGGAGTCGCGAAACCCCCGTGCAGGGTCGTATCAAAGCGAGATTCCCTCCGGTCGAGGCCGGCCGGGCTTGAACCTCGCCGCCTGGGGGCTACAGGGCCGCCGCCAGCTCGCGATAGCGGGCGGCCATCCGCGGCCCCTTGCCTTCGTCCTCGTGCTTGAAGAAGACGAAAACCTCCCGCCAGGCTTGTCCGGCCACGCGTTGCACCCAGGCCGCAAGCTCCGCGTCGCTGTAGTCGAAGCGCCGCAGCCGCAGGTAGCCCCAGTCCGCCGTGGGCACGAACGGGACGTCCAGCTCGCAGTCGGCGTCGGCCAGGCAGAGAGACGAATTGTGCTCGCGGAGCAGCCCGAAGACCTCGTCGTCGAACCAAGAGGCGTGGCGGAACTCGAACGCCGAGCGGATCGAGGCGGGGAGCAGGCCGAGGAACGCCTGCAGCCGAGGCGCGTCCTTCTTCATGTTCGGCGGGAGCTGGAACAGCAGCGGTCCCAGGCGCTCTTTCAGGGCCCCGGCGACTTCGAGCGTCTGCGCCAACGGCTCGCCGCAGTCCTTCAGCCTCCGCGTGTGCGTGATCCGCTGCGGGGCCTTGAGCACGAAGCGGAAGTCGGCCGGCACCGCGTCCGCCCACCGCTGCACGGTCGCGACGGCGGGGAGGACGCGGAACGTGCCGTTGATCTCGACCGCGCCGAAACGCTCGCCGTAGTAACGGAGCATCCCCGACGCCGGCAGCTTGCTCGGGTAGAAGCCGCCCTTCCACTCCTTGTAGGAGTAGCCGCTCGTGCCGACGTGGAGTTCCATGGGTCGCCCGCGCTTCGGCCTCAGTCGAACAGCAGCTTGTTCATGCGGGCGACGACGTCTTTCATGCGGTCCAGGTCGCCGAGGCCGACCTCGGCGGTGATCCAGCCGTCGTAGCCGATCTCGGTCAGGGCGCTTCGGACCGCCGGCCAGTCGATCTCGCCCTCGCCGAGCGGGTAGTCGAACCGCTTGGGCTTGGCGTATTCCTTGATGTGGATCTTGAGGATCCGCTTGCCCAGCTCGCGGATCCACTCCTGGGGGTAGGCGAACTCGACGACGTTGCCCACGTCGAAATACGCGCCGACGGCCGGGCTCTCGAACTCGTCGATGTAGCGGGCGAACTCGATCGGGCTGAGGAGGAACTTGTTCCAGACCTCCTCGACCGCGATCTTGACGCCCGCCTGCTCGGCGAAGGGGATGAGCTTGCGGATGTGGGCCTGCGAGCGTTCCCAGGCCTGGCGGTAGGAGACCTTCTTGTTGACGACCGCCGGGACGACGAGGACGGTGGTCCCGCCGTAGGCCTTGACGTCGAGGAACTCCTGCTTGATCGCGGCCACCCCGCGCTCGACGACGGCGGGGTCGGGGTCGGAGAGCGGCTCCTGCCAGTGCCGGCCGCCGCTGACGCCGTGGATGACTAGGCCGGTCTCGTCGCGGGCGGCGAGGACCTCCTTGAGGTCCAGCTCGTTGGGGCTGATCAGCTCGACGCCCTCGAAGCCGGCCTCCTTCAGCAGCTTGAAGGTCGGCAGGATGGGGCCCTTGGTCTGGCCGAGCATGAAGGCCCGCTTCCAGGGAGTCTTGGGTGCGAAGGCGGCCGAGGCCGTCGTCGCGCCCCAGGCCGCGCCCGCCGCGGCACCGGCGGCGGCCGCCAGGAATCCCCTCCGGTCGACGTCTTTCATCCGCATCGATTCGAGCCTTTCGTCACGCGAGGAGTTCGGCGAGCTTGGCCTCCAGCAGCTCGCCCACGAGCGCCGGGTTGGCCTTGCCGCCCGTCTGCTTCATCACCTGGCCGCGCAGGAATCCCTTGACCGCGTCGGGCTTCTTCTTGCCCTTCTTGAGGTCGTCGATCGCCTGCGGGTTGGCCGCGAGGGCCGCCTCGACGGCCGCGGCGATGGCCCCGCCGTCGGAGACCATCTTGTAGCCGCCCAGCTCGATGACGGTCTCGGCCGGGTCGCCGGTCTCGATCATCCGGCCGAGGACCTCGCGGCCCTGGTTCGTGTTCAGCTCGCCGCGGCGGACGCGGTCGATCAGGTCGGCGAGCGCGTCGGGCCGGACGGGGAAGTCGGCGACGGCCTGCTTCTTGTCCTTGATCGACCGCAGGACGTCCTGCTGGATCCAGTTGCTCGCCAGCTTGTACTCGCTCGTCTTGGCGGCGACGGCGTCGTAGTACTCGGCCACGTCCTCGCCCTGCTCGACGAGGACGTTGGCGTCGTAGGGCGAGAGCCCGTAGGCCGCCTGGAACCGCGTCCGACGCGCCGCGGGAAGCTCGCCGATGGTCGCACGGACGCGGCCCAGCCACGCCTCGTCGACGACGACGGGGACGAGGTCGGGCTCGGGGAAGTAGCGGTAGTCGGCCGCCGTCTCCTTCTCGCGCTGGGGCTTGGTGACCTCGTCGGCGTCGTTCCAGCCCCGCGTGG
Protein-coding regions in this window:
- a CDS encoding cytochrome c biogenesis protein; its protein translation is MRRYGRLLVGTGLCGLLVVTVAAVTPPGHEGAGPAKLGVGPAYDRIGRVAVMHNGRVKPLDTVAREEVKQVFGRETVKLLDDRNEVAETWTPVAAFVDWIVRPEFWDSQPFILVDYLPLKRKILLGPIRAKFAAIAARPETAAEDKQRLALLADVEELDAAAVLNFLKASKLEASDRKALEDVAAKLLEDHKWLSPDELDEAKIRHGDHDEAFMEWVAQLDEQKRKFDSSPTLAARLTEVEKRAIDVGHRLATYKAYSGEEMRSAGLVRIMPRPFGREALDFYKVVIPKARTAANLRDLSPIEFDALKALDTYWNDVPSDDRHDPGEDAAFDKKYAAWLAENSVWTPLKVLLKADPDALIKAGYPDKETRAFLDAYKAFEQAENAAPGTIAVEPAEALLASSRALGRAVNPTYYPTAEAIDRESRFNAINPFYQAPMAYGAALAMLAIALGFSGGRVAEMGTAGRAFHGLGMLALLGGIGLECYGFYLRIQISGWAPVTNMYETVIWVALVAAVLAFVFELVYRRTFTALAGSGVALLGTITAANVPLLDPSIKSLQPVLRSNLWLTIHVLTEVSSYAAFGLAWALGLIATVYYLTATYRRSPSYGELASPLVPGFPLFSVGVGGMAASYGAFGPNWTIGDPLFYVFSAMAAIGGMISLGTVFALAGESVNRLTSRGIDDAGTPESEAARIAAADRPKTRPTVEEIKAMAAPATLDARGKAMQETAAMVKPLSNFIYRAMQVGVLLIAAGTILGGVWADYSWGRFWGWDPKEVWALITLLVYLVPLHGRFAGWVSTFGLVFASVGCFLSVVMAWYGVNFVLGVGLHSYGFVEGGSQGVMGVILCSIMALPLGAAWRRKLGNLRPASTVA
- a CDS encoding cytochrome c biogenesis protein ResB, which produces MATATKKSSGPPPATPGAKASFGGRALAAIDEVYKFLASLKLAVISISSLAASLAFATWFESTYGTKAAQAFVYKSAGFSILLAFLAINIFCAASIRFPWKKRQTGFVVTHAGLLILILGSYVHFRSGDEGMVGMLEGETRSEMLRTDAPMFRLREVDPHNQETTASFAMPFDESGPFPWGGGQPRIRNIFDLALNRLTGGRYPIVRDEADVLSKPADPFKLVVKRYLPASTPDTLHEADPSGQPMARLLLQFKAPGMPESRLANADESDQWFKLDRRFYRTARSDGMPALVSFASVDRADYVDDFLKPPLDKSTTGVARFRYTGRDGKPRVFDFVLDTPADKKVPLPDSDLTVSLQKLAHFPTGEAGLAKVVGEESIPIAVFDVGKGEGSVVEHVAMGAMPMFPNVIPRPAVDGGKPPEALAAVHLMIPPDLDPKTSGRFGQVDVLAGPDQKLYYRVFGRAKDGKPELRTSGPIAPGKWVDAFGGGAAAMSINFQVADYLPAGVEKRIFRPLFLQGNQMDEAVPACLVELTVDGKTEEVWIQRSESLEAPTFRPVPVGSRPFEIAYDVDRKPLGFDLKLEDFEVGFEPGTEQATKFVSQVKVEDPAQGVKGREHTISMNEPMTHRGYTFYQMRYSPIVDPRTQQRTGQFQSVFQVGSNPGRPIIYAGSLLVVLGTFLQFYMRAGLFTDGGRREREQAAKKAGLPTPVEPAGPAKAEEDIL
- a CDS encoding RNA polymerase sigma factor; its protein translation is MIERATDAILLRRFAEGREEAAFAELVKRHGPHVRRVCRQFLRSEHDAEDVFQATFLLLSLRASDVAWRASIGGWVRDVARRLALHARSELARRGRRETPVSNLPPGWNFGDAGALPEPECPLSLFADEVERRDVRRAIDGAVDDLPGKYRDPVVLCYLQGKSNREAAVELGYPVGSISRRLVRARSLLRESLVGRGVTLGVLLALAAWIVSGPHRSVESPDRGINSRRPDLAINDKAEPASELRELLGALERKEWQGLDPARLDLGVEHAEESAERAPASVRESRRGFAAETRLAALDLADHRAEGAVAASRLLATCVRCHVALP
- a CDS encoding DUF72 domain-containing protein is translated as MELHVGTSGYSYKEWKGGFYPSKLPASGMLRYYGERFGAVEINGTFRVLPAVATVQRWADAVPADFRFVLKAPQRITHTRRLKDCGEPLAQTLEVAGALKERLGPLLFQLPPNMKKDAPRLQAFLGLLPASIRSAFEFRHASWFDDEVFGLLREHNSSLCLADADCELDVPFVPTADWGYLRLRRFDYSDAELAAWVQRVAGQAWREVFVFFKHEDEGKGPRMAARYRELAAAL